One Camelina sativa cultivar DH55 chromosome 3, Cs, whole genome shotgun sequence genomic window carries:
- the LOC104775465 gene encoding organic cation/carnitine transporter 3-like has protein sequence MADSTRPFLSNSSESKLPPPRSLDETIEQCIGNFGWAQFLQATLISFAWFFDAQQTFITVFTDSQPTWHCTDSVCNTSSNLCTLPNQTWSWDFDLHVSIISEWGLQCAGSFFRGLPASSFFLGCLIGGLALSTLADSSLGRKNMLLLSCLIMSLSSMLTAFSTSIWVYAFLRFVNGFGRATIGTCALVLSTELVGKKWRGQVGAMGFFCFTLGFLTLPMFGYINKGNSWRYLYVWTSIPTLIYCSLVRIFVRESPRWLIVKGRKEEAVSILQSIASNAITVSSTNLCFAVQENQSELNPDIYDASKILVRKRWLLKRLLVAMALGFGIGMVYYGMPLALTNLNFNLYLGVVFNALSEFPAFLITFFLIDKINRRDALIGFTALSGISSALIAALGQQIGSLQIVLELVSFFSACTAFNMTLIYTIEMFPTCVRNSAMAMVRQALVFGGVFSPVMVAAGRENQFWSYGLFGLVIGLCGLFVVGLPETRGSVLCDTMDEEEYKTLARDNLLADSVVLV, from the exons TTCCACCACCAAGATCCCTTGATGAGACGATAGAGCAATGCATCGGAAACTTCGGATGGGCACAGTTCCTCCAAGCCACTTTAATCTCATTCGCTTGGTTCTTCGACGCTCAGCAAACGTTCATCACTGTCTTTACCGACTCACAACCCACGTGGCACTGTACCGACTCGGTATGCAACACTTCCTCTAACCTCTGCACCTTACCCAACCAAACCTGGTCGTGGGACTTCGACTTACACGTGTCAATCATATCCGAGTGGGGCCTACAATGTGCAGGCTCGTTCTTCAGGGGATTGCCTGCAAGCTCCTTCTTCCTCGGCTGTCTGATAGGCGGCTTAGCTCTTTCTACACTCGCCGACTCATCGCTCGGTCGTAAGAACATGCTCTTGTTGTCGTGTCTCATAATGTCTCTCTCTTCGATGTTAACAGCTTTCTCAACGAGCATTTGGGTTTATGCGTTCTTGAGATTCGTGAACGGGTTTGGCCGAGCCACGATCGGGACTTGTGCCCTCGTTCTATCGACGGAGTTAGTCGGTAAAAAATGGCGAGGCCAAGTCGGTGCGATGGGTTTCTTTTGCTTCACGTTAGGGTTTTTAACGCTTCCAATGTTTGGTTACATCAATAAGGGGAATTCTTGGAGGTATCTATACGTTTGGACATCAATACCGACTTTAATCTATTGCAGTTTGGTTCGAATTTTCGTCCGAGAGTCTCCTAGATGGCTTATCGTAAAGGGTCGTAAAGAAGAAGCCGTCTCGATTCTCCAAAGCATTGCTTCTAATGCAATCACTGTGAGCTCCACGAACTTATGTTTTGCTGTACAAGAGAATCAATCTGAGTTAAACCCTGATATTTACGACGCGTCAAAGATCTTGGTGAGGAAACGTTGGTTGCTTAAGAGATTGTTAGTGGCTATGGCTCTTGGATTTGGTATCGGTATGGTTTATTACGGAATGCCATTAGCTTTAACGAATCTAAACTTCAATCTCTACCTGGGTGTCGTGTTCAACGCCTTGTCTGAATTCCCAGCTTTTCTCATAACGTTTTTCCTCATTGATAAAATCAACAGAAGGGATGCGTTGATCGGATTTACAGCTCTAAGTGGGATCTCTAGCGCTCTAATCGCGGCGTTAGGGCAACAAATAGGGTCATTACAGATTGTGTTAGAGCTCGTTTCGTTTTTCAGTGCATGCACCGCGTTTAACATGACGCTTATATACACAATCGAGATGTTTCCGACATGTGTGAGGAACTCGGCGATGGCGATGGTGAG GCAAGCGTTGGTGTTTGGCGGCGTTTTTAGTCCAGTGATGGTTGCGGCTGGTCGGGAAAATCAGTTTTGGTCGTATGGGTTGTTTGGTTTGGTCATAGGATTGTGTGGATTGTTTGTGGTTGGATTACCGGAGACTAGAGGAAGTGTTCTATGTGACACTATGGACGAGGAGGAGTATAAGACTTTGGCAAGGGACAATTTATTGGCTGACAGTGTTGTCCTTGTCTGA
- the LOC104775479 gene encoding dihomomethionine N-hydroxylase-like, giving the protein MMIMNLTTSLPYPFQVLLVFIVSIASISLLGRILSSPTKSKDRYRQLPPGPRGWPILGNLPGLFMTRPRTKYFHLAMKKLNTDIACFNFVGVRVITIKSDEIAREAFKERDIDLADRPNLFILEIILNNYKSMGVSSYGEQFMKMKKVITTEIMSVKTLNMLVAARTIEADNLLAYVHSMYQRSEAVDVRELSRVYGYATTMRMLFGRRHVTQENVFSDDGRLGKAEKHHLEVIYNTLYCLPGLSPADYLDKWFKGWNIDGQEESARVNSNLLRSYNNPIIEERIELWRQKGGKPAVEDWLDTFITLKDQSGNYLVTPDEIKAQCIEFCIAAIDNPANNMEWTLAEMLNNPEILKKALKELDEVVGKDRLVQESDIPNLNYLKACCRETFRIHPSAHYIPTHVARQDTTLGGYFIPQGSHVHVCRPGLGRNPKIWEEPLVYKPERHLQGDGITKEVTLVETEMRFVSFSTGRRGCVGVKVGTTMMVMMLARFLQGFNLKLHQDFGALSLEEDETLLLMAKPLRLSVEPRLAPNLYPKFHP; this is encoded by the exons ATGATGATAATGAACCTTACCACATCATTGCCATACCCTTTTCAGGTCCTACTAGTCTTTATCGTCTCCATCGCATCAATCTCTCTACTCGGTCGAATTCTATCAAGTCCCACCAAAAGCAAGGACCGATATCGCCAGCTCCCTCCTGGCCCAAGAGGATGGCCTATCCTCGGCAATTTACCGGGACTATTCATGACTCGTCCTCGTACCAAATATTTCCACCTTGCCATGAAAAAGCTAAACACGGATATCGCATGTTTCAACTTCGTCGGAGTCCGCGTCATCACCATAAAATCCGACGAGATCGCTAGGGAAGCTTTTAAAGAGCGAGACATTGATTTGGCAGACCGGCCTAATCTTTTCATCTTAGAGATCATCTTAAACAATTACAAGTCAATGGGAGTCTCATCGTACGGTGAACAATTCATGAAGATGAAAAAAGTGATCACAACGGAAATAATGTCCGTTAAAACGTTGAACATGTTGGTAGCTGCAAGAACCATTGAAGCGGATAATCTCTTGGCTTACGTTCACTCGATGTATCAACGGTCCGAGGCCGTCGACGTTAGAGAGCTCTCGAGGGTTTATGGTTACGCAACGACCATGAGGATGCTGTTTGGAAGGAGACATGTCACGCAAGAAAATGTATTCTCGGATGATGGGAGACTTGGAAAAGCGGAAAAACATCATCTTGAGGTGATTTACAACACTCTTTACTGTTTGCCGGGTTTGAGTCCCGCAGATTATCTGGACAAATGGTTTAAAGGTTGGAATATTGATGGTCAAGAGGAGAGTGCGAGAGTGAATAGTAATCTTCTTCGTAGTTACAACAATCCCATAATCGAAGAGAGGATCGAGTTATGGAGGCAAAAAGGTGGTAAGCCTGCTGTTGAAGATTGGCTAGATACCTTCATTACGCTAAAAGATCAAAGCGGAAACTACTTGGTCACGCCTGACGAAATCAAGGCTCAATGCATT GAATTCTGTATAGCAGCGATCGATAATCCGGCAAATAACATGGAGTGGACACTTGCGGAAATGTTAAACAACCCGGAGATTCTCAAAAAGGCTCTGAAAGAGTTAGACGAAGTAGTTGGAAAAGACAGGCTTGTGCAAGAATCAGACATACCAAACCTAAACTACTTAAAAGCTTGTTGCAGAGAAACGTTCAGGATTCACCCAAGCGCTCATTATATCCCTACTCATGTCGCCCGTCAAGATACCACCCTCGGGGGTTATTTCATTCCCCAAG GTAGCCACGTTCATGTATGTCGCCCTGGACTGGGCCGGAACCCTAAAATATGGGAAGAGCCATTGGTATACAAACCGGAGCGTCACCTCCAAGGAGACGGAATCACAAAAGAGGTTACTCTGGTGGAAACAGAGATGCGTTTTGTCTCGTTTAGCACTGGTCGACGTGGCTGCGTCGGTGTTAAAGTCGGGACGACCATGATGGTCATGATGTTGGCTAGGTTTCTTCAAGGGTTTAACTTGAAACTCCATCAAGATTTTGGAGCGTTAAGCCTCGAGGAAGATGAGACGTTATTGCTTATGGCTAAACCTCTTCGCTTATCCGTTGAGCCACGCTTGGCACCAAACCTTTATCCAAAATTCCATCCTTAG
- the LOC104775492 gene encoding dihomomethionine N-hydroxylase-like, with translation MMMMIRSLTTSLPYPFQILLVFILSTASISLLGRILSSRTKTKDRSRQLPPGPRGWPILGNLPELYMTLPRSKYFHLAMKELKTDIACFNFAGIRAITINSDEIAREAFRERDADLADRPNLFTMETIGDNYKSMGISPYGEQFMKMKRVITTELMSVKTLNMLIAARTIEADNLVAYVHSMYQRSETVDVRELSRVYGYATTMRMLFGRRHVTQENIFSDDGRLGKAEKYHLEAIYNTLYCLPGFSPADYVEKWFKGWNIDGQDERVTVNCNIVRSYNNPIIDERIELWRAKGGKPAVEDWLDIFITLKDQKGNYVVTPDEMKAQCVEFCIAAIDNPANNMEWTLAEMLNNPEILKKAMKELDEVVGKDRLVQESDIPNLTYLKACCRETFRIHPSTHYVPTHVARQDTILGGYFIPQGSHVHVCRPGLGRNPKIWKDPLVYKPERHLQGDGITKEVTLVETEMRFVSFSTGRRGCIGVKVGTVMMVMMLARFLQGFNWKLHQDFGPLSLEEDDALLLMAKPLLLSVEPRLASNLYPKFRP, from the exons atgatgatgatgataaggagCCTTACCACATCATTACCATACCCTTTTCAAATCCTACTGGTCTTTATCCTCTCCACTGCATCAATCTCTTTACTGGGTCGAATTCTATCAAGCCGCACAAAAACCAAGGACCGATCTCGCCAGCTTCCTCCTGGCCCAAGAGGATGGCCTATCCTCGGCAATTTACCGGAGCTATACATGACTCTTCCTCGATCCAAATATTTCCACCTTGCCATGAAAGAGCTAAAAACTGATATCGCATGTTTCAACTTCGCCGGAATCCGCGCCATCACCATAAACTCCGACGAGATCGCTAGGGAAGCTTTTAGAGAGCGAGACGCTGATTTGGCAGACAGGCCTAATCTTTTCACCATGGAGACCATCGGAGACAATTACAAGTCAATGGGAATCTCACCGTACGGTGAACAAttcatgaaaatgaaaagagtGATCACAACGGAATTAATGTCCGTTAAAACGTTGAACATGTTGATAGCTGCAAGAACCATCGAAGcggataatctcgtggcttacGTTCACTCGATGTATCAACGGTCAGAGACGGTCGACGTTAGAGAGCTCTCGAGGGTTTATGGTTACGCAACGACCATGAGAATGCTGTTTGGAAGGAGACATGTCACGCAAGAAAACATTTTTTCGGATGATGGGAGACTTGGAAAAGCGGAAAAATACCATCTTGAGGCTATTTACAACACTCTATACTGTTTGCCGGGATTTAGTCCCGCGGACTATGTGGAAAAATGGTTTAAAGGTTGGAATATTGATGGTCAAGATGAGAGGGTGACAGTGAATTGTAATATTGTTCGTAGTTACAACAATCCCATAATCGACGAAAGGATCGAGTTATGGAGGGCAAAAGGTGGTAAGCCTGCTGTTGAAGATTGGCTTGATATCTTTATTACGCTAAAAGATCAAAAAGGAAACTACGTGGTCACGCCAGACGAAATGAAAGCTCAATGCGtt GAATTCTGTATAGCAGCGATCGATAATCCGGCAAATAACATGGAGTGGACACTTGCGGAAATGTTAAACAACCCCGAGATTCTCAAAAAGGCTATGAAAGAGTTAGACGAAGTAGTTGGAAAAGACAGGCTTGTGCAAGAATCAGACATACCAAACCTAACCTACTTAAAAGCTTGTTGCAGGGAAACGTTCAGGATTCACCCAAGCACTCATTATGTCCCTACTCATGTTGCCCGTCAAGATACCATCCTCGGGGGTTATTTCATTCCCCAAG GTAGCCACGTTCATGTATGCCGCCCTGGACTAGGCCGGAACCCTAAAATATGGAAAGATCCATTGGTATACAAACCGGAGCGTCACCTCCAAGGAGACGGAATCACAAAAGAGGTTACTCTGGTGGAAACGGAGATGCGTTTTGTCTCGTTTAGCACTGGTCGACGTGGCTGCATCGGTGTTAAAGTCGGGACTGTCATGATGGTTATGATGTTGGCTAGGTTTCTTCAAGGGTTTAACTGGAAACTCCATCAAGATTTTGGACCGTTAAGCCTCGAGGAAGATGATGCATTATTGCTTATGGCTAAACCTCTTCTATTGTCCGTTGAGCCACGCTTGGCATCAAACCTTTATCCAAAATTCCGTCCTTAA
- the LOC104775511 gene encoding metacaspase-8-like produces the protein MAKKALLIGINYPGTAVELRGCVNDVRRMQKCLIERYGFSKKDITILIDTDKSCIQPTGKNIRHHLEELIDFGKSGDFLVFHYSGHGTRLPPPDDESGDSTGYDECITPSDMNLIMDDEFRSMVSKVKKGCQLTIISDSCHSGGLIEEVKEQIGESHVKPIEENHADPPKPGIANYLLSILTSFLAICGISKSQTTDRGGGQESFAEELELETDETFDVKTRYIPFHIYVSLLKQKTGKTNIQSGSLST, from the exons ATGGCGAAGAAAGCTCTATTGATAGGAATCAACTATCCAGGAACAGCGGTGGAGTTGCGTGGATGTGTCAACGACGTCCGTCGGATGCAGAAATGCTTAATCGAACGTTACGGATTCTCCAAAAAGGACATCACAATACTGATCGACACAGACAAATCCTGCATCCAACCCACAGGCAAGAACATCCGCCACCATTTGGAAGAACTCATCGACTTCGGGAAATCTGGTGACTTTCTGGTCTTCCATTACAGTGGACATGGCACGAGACTTCCGCCTCCTGATGACGAATCAGGCGACTCTACCGGGTATGACGAGTGTATCACTCCTTCCGATATGAATCTAATCATGG acGATGAATTTAGAAGTATGGTGTCAAAGGTCAAAAAAGGTTGTCAACTGACGATAATCTCCGACTCTTGTCATAGTGGTGGTCTCATCGAGGAAGTAAAGGAGCAGATCGGGGAAAGCCATGTGAAGCCGATCGAGGAAAACCATGCGGATCCACCAAAACCTGGGATTGCTAATTACTTGCTTAGCATTCTGACGAGCTTTTTAGCGATTTGTGGAATCTCAAAATCTCAGACGACAGACCGTGGCGGTGGCCAAGAAAGTTTTGCCGAGGAGTTAGAATTAGAGACCGATGAGACCTTTGATGTAAAAACAAGATATATACCTTTCCATATCTACGTAAGTCTTCTCAAACAAAAAACCGGGAAAACTAATATCCAATCTGGGAGTCTATCTACATAA